The Musa acuminata AAA Group cultivar baxijiao chromosome BXJ1-3, Cavendish_Baxijiao_AAA, whole genome shotgun sequence genome window below encodes:
- the LOC103979804 gene encoding uncharacterized protein LOC103979804 — translation MLRQASSRNHRVNGGFREKNALQIGVLVAVCLWLLYRMKCSHDQRKAYEDRFGDDERVAMFGREGLLPDTFEVASLSAEGRTHVVKHEELEKQEHEERSHEAQEQSFKGDDASSEVVHGGHEAEHEERAQAAQERSFEADDASSAVDHVVRVKESVSGNILFDPAETTNSSLVHEGTVLEKRPSSRTAPGESDKQEELGTRSRDSSKDEINVRDNHTAISEDWREAERNQSTVVHPTIAVATAEPEVPWQEESDSPETTNNVESIK, via the coding sequence ATGCTGAGGCAGGCGTCGAGTAGGAACCATAGAGTGAACGGGGGGTTCAGGGAGAAGAACGCGCTCCAGATCGGCGTTCTGGTCGCCGTCTGCCTCTGGCTGCTCTACCGGATGAAGTGCTCTCACGACCAGAGGAAGGCATATGAGGACAGGTTCGGAGATGATGAGAGGGTCGCCATGTTCGGCAGGGAGGGGCTCCTCCCTGACACGTTCGAGGTGGCTTCGCTGTCTGCGGAAGGCAGAACACATGTGGTGAAGCATGAGGAACTCGAGAAACAAGAACACGAGGAGCGATCGCATGAGGCTCAAGAACAGAGTTTTAAGGGCGACGACGCTTCCAGCGAGGTCGTCCATGGCGGCCATGAAGCAGAGCACGAAGAACGGGCGCAGGCGGCGCAAGAAAGAAGCTTCGAAGCCGATGATGCCTCCAGTGCTGTCGATCATGTCGTTCGAGTTAAAGAATCCGTATCTGGAAATATACTGTTCGATCCAGCTGAAACAACTAATTCCAGCCTTGTTCATGAAGGAACTGTGCTGGAGAAGAGGCCTTCCTCAAGAACAGCACCTGGTGAATCAGATAAGCAAGAAGAATTGGGGACGAGATCGAGAGACTCGTCGAAGGATGAAATCAATGTGCGGGACAATCATACTGCAATATCTGAAGACTGGAGAGAAGCAGAGAGAAACCAGTCGACGGTGGTGCATCCAACCATTGCTGTTGCTACAGCTGAGCCGGAA